A window of Odocoileus virginianus isolate 20LAN1187 ecotype Illinois chromosome 22, Ovbor_1.2, whole genome shotgun sequence contains these coding sequences:
- the LOC110126146 gene encoding ubiquitin-conjugating enzyme E2 D3-like: protein MGPSDSLCQGGVFFLTINFPTDCPFNPSKVAFTTRIYHPNINSNHSFSFTFLQSQWSLVLTVSKVLLCICSWLCDPGPDDPLVPEAAGIFKADRDKCNRTS from the exons ATGGGACCTAGTGACAGCCTATGTCAAGGTGGTGTATTCTTTTTAACAATCAATTTTCCTACAGACTGCCCCTTCAACCCATCTAAGGTTGCATTTACTACAAGAATTTATCATCCAAATATAAACAGTAATCACAGCttt agtttcactttcctgCAATCACAGTGGTCACTTGTTTTAACTGTTTCCAAGGTTCTTCTATGCATTTGTTCATGGCTATGTGATCCAGGCCCAGATGACCCCCTAGTGCCAGAGGCTGCAGGGATCTTTAAAGCAGACAGAGATAAGTGCAACAGAACGTCTTGA